The sequence ATCACCACCTACACGCGTCCAAGCTAAACCGGTTACTTGACCAATACGATCTTGTTCTGACGCAAGGCCAAAGCGATACTTGGCAACACCCAAATAATCGGCTAAGTTGGCTTTTTCAACGACAATATGCGCTAACTTTTCAGTTAAGATGGCCTTAACTGCCTTACGACAGATTTTGGCAATCGCACGATCTAACGAGCGCACTCCTGCTTCACGGGTATAAGTCTGAATAATCGCGACCACCGCGTCTTCACTGATGGTTAATTCAGTCGCCTTCAAACCATGGTCTTTAAGCTGACGCGGGATAAGGTGATCAATCGCAATACGGATTTTTTCAAGCTCGGTATAACCGGCTAGATTAATCACCTCCATACGGTCCATTAAGGCTTCAGGAATATCCATCGAGTTTGAGGTGGCCACAAACATGACCTCTGACAAGTCATAATCCACCTCTAAATAATGGTCACTAAAATGACTATTCTGCTCTGGATCCAGCACTTCTAGTAATGCGCTAGCAGGATCACCGCGCATATCACGGCTCATTTTATCGACTTCATCCAATAGAAATAGAGGGTTTTTGGTTTTAACACTTGCCATTTTTTGAATGATTTTGCCCGGCAAGGCACCGATATAGGTGCGGCGATGTCCGCGAATTTCGGCCTCATCACGCACGCCGCCCAGTGCAACTCGCACATATTCACGATTCGTTGCTTGTGCAATCGAGCGCGCAAGCGTAGTTTTACCCACACCAGGTGGTCCAACCAAACACAAAATAGGCCCTTTCAGTTTTTTAACCCGCTGCTGTACCGCCAGGTATTCAATAATGCGTTCTTTAACACGCTCTAAACCAAAATGCTGAGCATCAAGTATAGCTTGGGATTTAACCAAATCTTTAGACACGCGGCTGCGTTTTGACCAAGGCAAACTCACCAACCAATCAAGATAGTTGCGAATAACATTCGCCTCGGCTGACTGGGCTTGCATTTGGCGCAGTTTTTTAAACTCTGATTGCGCTCGCTTAGCGACCACTTCGGGCATATTAGCGGCTTCAATTCTAGCTAGCAGGCCTGTTTGTGGATCTTCATCATCTTGATTCAATTCTTTATGGATCGCCTTGAGTTTTTCATTTAAGTAATACTCACGCTGGGTACGATCCATTTGCTTCTTAACCCGCATATTGATACGTTTTTCAGACTCAATGATATCGATATCTTCTTCAATGAAACCCAACAAGGCTTCGAGACGGTCGTTAATGGATACGTGACCTAATAGTTGCTGTTTTTTAGCAATACTCAGACTTAAGCTCACCGCGATTAAATCAACCAACTTGGCCGCATCTTTCGCTTTTTCAATACTTTCGCGCACTTCTGCAGGCAGTTTTTTCTTAATTTCCGCTAAATGAAAGAAACGCTCGACCAGCACAGATCTGAGTGGATGCGTCTCGGCATCAGGCCCAAGATCAGCCGGCAACGCACAAATATCCGCTTCTAAAAACTCACCTTCATTATGCAATTGCTCAAGGCTATAACGCTGCACCCCCTCAACCAGTACTTTGACAGTACCATCAGGTAACTTAAGCGTTTGAAGAATCGTGGCCAAGGTCCCTACTTCGTATAAATCACTTCGTGCGGGCTGGTCCTGTTCTGGATTTTTTTGCGCAATCAAAAACAACAAACGATCGCGCTTAAGTGCTTCATAAACCGCATTGATCGATTTTTCGCGGCCAACAAACAAGGGCATCACTGAACCCGGAAAAACCACTACATCGCGCAATGGCATAATCAGAACCCGCTTCGATTCCTTTGGTGCTAAGTGTTCCATGTTCGCCCCCTTTATTATTTATTCACAGTTTTAACCGCATCTTCATAAACGAGAATAGGTGGCTTTTTACCCTGAACAACCGCTTTATTAATCACCACTTTCTGCACATCACTCATGCCTGGCAACTCATACATGGTATCGAGCAAAATCTTTTCCATAATAGAGCGTAAACCACGTGCGCCGGTTTTACGAGTAATAGCAAGATTAGCAATTTCTTGCAGCGCATCCTTACGAATTTCTAACTCAACACCCTCAAGCGCAAACATCTTTTGGAACTGTTTAACTAACGCATTTTTAGGTTCAGTCAGAATTTGAATCAAGGCTTTTTCATCTAGTTCGGTTAATGAAGCAATGACCGGTAAACGCCCTACAAATTCGGGGATCAACCCATAACGATTAAGATCTTGCGGTTCAATGTTTTCAAACAACTTACTAATGGCAGCTTTTTTCGATGGATCCTTCACCTCGGCTGAAAAACCAATACCGGTATTTTGTTGCATCCGTTGCTCAATGACACGATCAAGCCCTTCAAACGCGCCGCCGACAATAAATAATATTTTCGAGGTATCGACATAAATCATTTCTTGGTTCGGATGTTTACGACCGCCTTGAGGTGGCACAGCCGCTTGAGTTCCTTCGATCAGTTTTAATAAGGCTTGCTGTACGCCCTCACCCGACACATCCCGCGTAATGGAAGGGTTTTCTGATTTACGGGTAATCTTATCAATTTCATCAATATAGATAATACCGCGCTCCGCCTTTTGCGGATCATTATCACAACGCTGCAAGAGCTTAAGTACAATCGACTCAACGTCTTCACCCACATAGCCCGCTTCAGTTAAGGTCGTGGCATCAGCAATGGCAAAAGGTACATCTAACAAACGTGCTAAAGTTTGCGCCAATAAAGTTTTCCCCGAACCCGTTGGACCAATTAACAAAATATTACTTTTTGATAATTCAACTTCGTCTTGGGCATGACCATGCTGTAAACGCTTATAGTGGTTATAAACGGCCACTGACAATACTTTTTTAGCGTGCTGCTGCCCAATAACATAGTCATCTAAAATACCGCTGATCTCACGTGGCGTAGGCAGTTTCTCAAGATCAAAGGTAGCCGCAGCCGGCTCACCAAACTCTTCATGCAAAATATCGTTACATAACTCCACGCATTCATCACAAATATAGACAGATGGGCCAGCAATTAACTTTTTAACTTCATCTTGGCTTTTGCCACAAAAAGAGCAATACAAGGTTTTTTCAGACATAAATACTCCCTTTGGCATTAACCGCGCTTAGCTAGCACTTGGTCAATCAAGCCATATTCTTTTGCTTTTTCAGCACTCATAAAATTATCGCGATCCGTATCTCGCTCAATGACCTCAAGCGGCTGACCGGTATTTTCACTCAGTGCTTTATTAAGCTTATCTTTTATAAATAAAATTTCACGCGCATGTATTTCAAAATCACTTGCTTGTCCCTGAAAACCGCCCAGAGGCTGATGAATCATCACCCTTGAATTAGGTAACGCAAAACGTTTACCCTTCGCGCCTGCCGCCAATAAAAACGAGCCCATGCTGGCTGCCTGGCCTAAACACATGGTGGATACATCTGGCTTAATAAAGCGCATCGTGTCATAGATAGCCATACCGGCCGTTACACTCCCACCAGGGGAATTGATATAAAGGTGAATATCTTTTTCTGGATTCTCAGACTCTAAAAATAACATTTGAGCCACAATCAAATTTGCCATGTGATCTTCAACAGGTCCTACCAAAAAAATAACCCGCTCTTTTAATAAACGTGAATAAATATCAAATGCACGCTCACCACGGCTTGTTTGCTCCACTACCATCGGCACCAAAGCATTCATAATATTAGAGTGATCCATTTACCTTCCTTCAACAAACTTAAAATAGCCGACATTCATCAGCTCTATTTAATATCGTAATCTATATTAGCCGCTACAGCCCATAAAAAAAACAGCCCCGGAGTCTTTTGCGCAAAAGAATCACGGGGCTGAGTACATTTAGACCCCTCCAATCAAAGGAGGGCTATGTTATTTACGCTTTTTGACTCACAATTTCGTCAAATGCTTTAGACACCTTGGTCACTTTAGCTTGCGCTAGGATATGCTTAGCCGCATTCGACTCAACAATAATCGCCTTCACTTCGCTTAAGCGCTCTGGGTTTTGATCATACCACTCTCTAATTTCAGCCGGGTCTTCATATGCTGAAGCCTGGTCCGCAATAAACTCATCCAACTGCTCAGGTGAAGCTTCAATGTTGTTTGCTTTTACTAAATCAGCAATGACCAAACCTAACTTAACACGACGTTCTGCATCAGGGCTAAACATGTCTGCAGTTAAACCAGGCATTTGATTTTTTGGCATGCCTTGTTGCTCTAAACGTTGCATGTATTGATCAAGCATCGACTGGGCTTCTTGAGCAACTAACGCTTTTGGAATAGATAACTCGGTCGCTTGTTCTAACGCGTCAAAAGCAGCCTGACGGTTTTTAACATCCAATGTACGCTTAAGCTCGCGCTCCATATTGTCACGCACTTCTGCGCGCAAAGCTTCTTCAGTACCCGCTTCCACGCCAAATGACTT comes from Thiomicrospira aerophila AL3 and encodes:
- the clpP gene encoding ATP-dependent Clp endopeptidase proteolytic subunit ClpP, producing the protein MDHSNIMNALVPMVVEQTSRGERAFDIYSRLLKERVIFLVGPVEDHMANLIVAQMLFLESENPEKDIHLYINSPGGSVTAGMAIYDTMRFIKPDVSTMCLGQAASMGSFLLAAGAKGKRFALPNSRVMIHQPLGGFQGQASDFEIHAREILFIKDKLNKALSENTGQPLEVIERDTDRDNFMSAEKAKEYGLIDQVLAKRG
- the clpX gene encoding ATP-dependent Clp protease ATP-binding subunit ClpX codes for the protein MSEKTLYCSFCGKSQDEVKKLIAGPSVYICDECVELCNDILHEEFGEPAAATFDLEKLPTPREISGILDDYVIGQQHAKKVLSVAVYNHYKRLQHGHAQDEVELSKSNILLIGPTGSGKTLLAQTLARLLDVPFAIADATTLTEAGYVGEDVESIVLKLLQRCDNDPQKAERGIIYIDEIDKITRKSENPSITRDVSGEGVQQALLKLIEGTQAAVPPQGGRKHPNQEMIYVDTSKILFIVGGAFEGLDRVIEQRMQQNTGIGFSAEVKDPSKKAAISKLFENIEPQDLNRYGLIPEFVGRLPVIASLTELDEKALIQILTEPKNALVKQFQKMFALEGVELEIRKDALQEIANLAITRKTGARGLRSIMEKILLDTMYELPGMSDVQKVVINKAVVQGKKPPILVYEDAVKTVNK
- the lon gene encoding endopeptidase La, which translates into the protein MEHLAPKESKRVLIMPLRDVVVFPGSVMPLFVGREKSINAVYEALKRDRLLFLIAQKNPEQDQPARSDLYEVGTLATILQTLKLPDGTVKVLVEGVQRYSLEQLHNEGEFLEADICALPADLGPDAETHPLRSVLVERFFHLAEIKKKLPAEVRESIEKAKDAAKLVDLIAVSLSLSIAKKQQLLGHVSINDRLEALLGFIEEDIDIIESEKRINMRVKKQMDRTQREYYLNEKLKAIHKELNQDDEDPQTGLLARIEAANMPEVVAKRAQSEFKKLRQMQAQSAEANVIRNYLDWLVSLPWSKRSRVSKDLVKSQAILDAQHFGLERVKERIIEYLAVQQRVKKLKGPILCLVGPPGVGKTTLARSIAQATNREYVRVALGGVRDEAEIRGHRRTYIGALPGKIIQKMASVKTKNPLFLLDEVDKMSRDMRGDPASALLEVLDPEQNSHFSDHYLEVDYDLSEVMFVATSNSMDIPEALMDRMEVINLAGYTELEKIRIAIDHLIPRQLKDHGLKATELTISEDAVVAIIQTYTREAGVRSLDRAIAKICRKAVKAILTEKLAHIVVEKANLADYLGVAKYRFGLASEQDRIGQVTGLAWTRVGGDLLRIEATAMTGKGKLETTGQLGSVMTESVRAAMSVIRSRYKDYGLAANFYETQDLHLHFPEGAIKKDGPSAGIAVCTAIISALTQIPVRADIAMTGEITLRGEVLPIGGLKEKLLAALRGGIKRVLIPIDNVRDLDEIPADITDALSIKPVQWIEEVVAEALAYAPTPLDDALVAAADAVVANETVDGTVKTSHH